From a region of the Arachis ipaensis cultivar K30076 chromosome B09, Araip1.1, whole genome shotgun sequence genome:
- the LOC107616175 gene encoding glucan endo-1,3-beta-glucosidase-like, producing MALMQTLVGLQILLLFHVLGTTAAQSIGVCYGTVADNLPPPKEVVDLYEANGIEKMRIYNPDPSIIEALKGSNIELVVGVPNEDIQTLATSEPSAIQWVQNNIQTHINYVKFRYIVVGNEIMPNDQQAQFISRAMQNIYAALVSFKLHTKIKVSTAIKLSLLGSSYPPSQGSFSPSSYSYIKPIISFLADKDAPLLVNLYTYFTYIGDPNDINLDFALFSPSNTTIKDGKYEYHNLFDASLDAVYAALEKLDAPNLQVVVSESGWPSDGGSAATVLNAKLYYQNLIQHVTQGTPKRPNQALETYLFAMFDEDLKGPAETERHFGLFHPNKNLKYQISFTSCSESDVIPNSSPLSMKNNVVYYFLFLLFSYFLGAT from the exons ATGGCTTTGATGCAAACACTTGTTGGGCTACAAATTCTTCTCTTATTCCATGTGTTAGGAACAACAG CAGCACAATCAATTGGAGTATGCTATGGAACGGTGGCTGATAACTTACCACCTCCAAAAGAAGTGGTAGATCTTTACGAAGCAAATGGCATTGAGAAAATGAGAATATACAACCCTGATCCTTCAATCATTGAAGCACTGAAAGGATCAAATATAGAATTGGTTGTTGGGGTTCCTAATGAAGATATTCAGACTCTTGCAACTTCTGAACCATCAGCAATTCAGTGGGTCCAAAACAACATACAAACTCACATAAACTATGTCAAATTTAGGTACATTGTTGTTGGCAATGAAATAATGCCAAATGATCAACAAGCCCAATTTATATCCCGGGCAATGCAGAATATTTATGCTGCACTTGTGTCTTTCAAGCTACACACAAAAATCAAGGTTTCAACAGCCATAAAATTGTCACTATTGGGAAGCTCTTACCCTCCATCCCAAGGATCATTTAGTCCTTCTTCATATTCATATATAAAACCAATCATAAGCTTCCTTGCAGATAAAGATGCACCACTCCTTGTAAATTTATACACTTATTTCACATACATTGGTGACCCAAATGACATTAATCTTGATTTTGCATTGTTCTCTCCATCAAATACTACAATTAAGGATGGTAAATATGAGTACCATAATCTGTTTGATGCATCACTAGATGCAGTTTATGCAGCACTTGAAAAGCTTGATGCTCCTAATTTGCAAGTGGTGGTATCAGAGAGTGGATGGCCTTCTGATGGTGGTTCTGCTGCAACGGTGTTGAATGCAAAACTCTATTATCAGAATTTAATTCAACATGTGACTCAAGGGACACCAAAAAGGCCTAATCAAGCGCTTGAAACTTATTTGTTTGCTATGTTTGATGAAGATCTTAAAGGACCTGCTGAAACCGAACGCCATTTTGGTTTGTTTCACCCCAACAAAAATCTAAAGTATCAAATTAGCTTTACTAGCTGCTCAGAATCAGATGTTATTccaaactcttctcctctatCAATGAAAAACAATGTTGTATActacttcctttttcttcttttttcttattttttgggTGCAACGTAG